One Candidatus Binatia bacterium genomic window carries:
- a CDS encoding urate hydroxylase PuuD, which yields MDAVMAVLESLFRWLHVLFGILWIGHLYFLNFVNASFEATLDADAKKKVIPELRPRVLFWFRWGAAFTWITGVLLLLLVYYHGGALFDHGSNWSFGAVLMIVLVFAAPFIYDALVKSVMKELQTAFVAGLILSAILVTLFEYVGGFGIRGYAIHLGATFGTIMAFNVWFRIWPAQQQIIQAIKQGQPADPTLVALAGQRSRHNTYMSVPLLMLMVSQHATTWIGFANPIAITLVVFAGWMLVYHLYDRAAQLKGF from the coding sequence ATGGATGCAGTAATGGCCGTGTTAGAGTCGCTGTTCCGGTGGCTCCATGTGTTATTCGGGATTCTGTGGATTGGCCACTTGTATTTTCTCAACTTCGTCAACGCTTCATTCGAAGCAACGCTCGATGCCGACGCTAAGAAGAAGGTCATCCCAGAGTTGAGGCCGCGGGTGCTCTTTTGGTTCCGCTGGGGCGCTGCTTTCACCTGGATCACCGGCGTCCTTCTACTTCTGTTGGTTTATTACCATGGCGGGGCGCTGTTCGACCATGGTTCCAATTGGTCGTTCGGGGCGGTGCTGATGATCGTCCTGGTCTTCGCTGCACCCTTCATTTACGACGCTCTGGTGAAGTCCGTAATGAAAGAGCTGCAAACGGCCTTCGTCGCTGGACTGATTTTATCCGCGATCCTGGTCACTCTCTTCGAGTACGTTGGTGGCTTTGGCATTCGTGGCTACGCAATCCACCTGGGTGCAACGTTCGGTACCATCATGGCCTTCAATGTTTGGTTTCGAATCTGGCCAGCACAGCAGCAAATTATTCAAGCAATCAAGCAAGGCCAGCCTGCGGATCCGACGCTAGTAGCCCTTGCCGGCCAGCGTTCGCGCCACAACACGTACATGTCCGTCCCTCTACTGATGCTCATGGTGAGCCAGCATGCGACGACGTGGATCGGGTTCGCCAACCCGATTGCCATCACCCTCGTCGTCTTCGCCGGATGGATGCTCGTATACCACCTGTACGACCGGGCTGCGCAGTTAAAGGGGTTTTAA
- a CDS encoding transcriptional repressor gives MNSALKPRNTEQLRVVWEAVALGKGHPTAETVFRRARKRLPKISMGTVYRNLQKLVRERRLLVIRAPDGVQRFDARTDAHDHFVCQRCGEVVDVPLMSGIEAPNLEAMGYVVSDRLVTWIGLCPHCRERSGSAPA, from the coding sequence GTGAATTCTGCCTTGAAGCCGAGAAACACTGAGCAGCTCCGAGTGGTTTGGGAGGCGGTGGCCCTGGGAAAGGGGCATCCGACTGCGGAAACGGTCTTCCGACGTGCACGCAAGCGGCTGCCGAAAATCAGCATGGGTACGGTGTACCGCAATCTTCAGAAGCTTGTGCGCGAGAGGCGGCTGCTGGTCATCCGAGCGCCCGACGGGGTCCAGCGATTCGATGCAAGAACGGATGCTCACGATCACTTCGTGTGCCAGCGTTGCGGAGAGGTTGTTGACGTGCCGCTGATGTCGGGGATTGAGGCACCGAACCTCGAAGCCATGGGCTACGTCGTATCCGACAGGCTGGTCACTTGGATCGGTCTCTGCCCTCATTGCCGTGAGCGATCGGGGTCAGCGCCAGCGTGA
- a CDS encoding DUF3501 family protein: MPVSPVTLDEIVGLQRYEEIRADVRRRIIELKKRRRVSVGDRVTFVFENHDTVWFQIQEMLRAEHIVDLDRVREEIAVYNELIPRAGELSATMFLEITDLANIREELLRFRGIDECVTLELGHLRLQGIFEPGRSKEDKLSAVQYVRFACPSDAAGLLRQIDVPARLVVSHPNYTATADLPVMVRESLAEDLQ, translated from the coding sequence ATGCCGGTTTCGCCTGTGACTTTGGATGAGATTGTCGGGCTTCAACGATACGAAGAGATTCGCGCCGACGTTCGCCGGCGTATCATCGAGCTTAAAAAAAGGCGCCGAGTTTCCGTTGGGGATCGCGTGACGTTCGTGTTCGAGAACCACGACACCGTGTGGTTCCAAATTCAGGAGATGCTCCGTGCCGAGCATATTGTCGACCTTGACCGGGTGCGGGAAGAAATCGCTGTGTACAACGAGCTCATCCCTCGAGCGGGTGAGCTCAGCGCGACGATGTTTCTCGAGATTACCGACTTGGCCAATATCCGCGAGGAGTTGTTGCGCTTCCGGGGGATCGATGAATGCGTGACTCTGGAGCTGGGGCATTTGAGACTCCAGGGAATCTTCGAACCAGGTCGCTCGAAGGAAGACAAACTGAGTGCTGTCCAGTATGTGCGCTTTGCATGCCCGAGCGATGCCGCAGGATTACTACGGCAGATTGATGTGCCCGCTCGTTTGGTTGTGTCTCACCCGAACTACACGGCAACTGCCGACCTCCCCGTAATGGTGCGGGAGTCTCTCGCGGAAGACTTGCAGTGA
- a CDS encoding rubrerythrin family protein, with protein MGKSLAGTKTHENLKTAFAGESQANRRYLYFARRADIEGYPDIGGLFRDTSEAETGHAFGHLDFLKEVGDPVTNVPIGDTEKNLKSAIEGETYEYTQMYPGFAKTAREEGFEEIAEWFETLARAEKSHAGRFQKGLESLKAAS; from the coding sequence ATGGGTAAGAGCTTGGCTGGAACGAAAACGCATGAGAACTTGAAGACAGCGTTCGCTGGTGAGTCTCAGGCAAACCGCCGTTACCTGTACTTCGCGCGGCGAGCCGACATTGAGGGATACCCGGACATTGGCGGGTTGTTCCGCGACACTTCCGAGGCAGAGACGGGGCATGCATTCGGTCACTTGGACTTCCTCAAGGAAGTGGGGGACCCAGTGACGAATGTGCCGATTGGCGACACGGAGAAGAACCTCAAATCGGCAATCGAGGGAGAAACATACGAGTACACGCAAATGTATCCTGGGTTTGCGAAGACTGCTCGTGAAGAGGGATTCGAAGAAATCGCGGAGTGGTTCGAGACGTTGGCGCGGGCGGAGAAATCTCACGCTGGGCGCTTCCAGAAGGGTTTAGAGTCCCTCAAGGCGGCGTCGTAA
- a CDS encoding glutathione S-transferase family protein, with the protein MIVLYDFPECPYAQKVRIVLVEKDLEFETKLVDLRKNEQRSAEFLKLNPLGKVPVLVDDEAKIYDSTIINEYLDEEYPNPPLMPEDSYGRALVRMSEDLADMLFTPRIELLQTELRRADGERDAEKVRRLQTEVVQLLRRLDATLGRHRFVAGEFSLADVAFAPGLLLLPKLGIEIDSSLANVQRWAKELQERHSIRSLQV; encoded by the coding sequence ATGATCGTGCTTTATGACTTCCCTGAATGTCCTTATGCACAAAAGGTGCGGATTGTTTTGGTTGAGAAAGACTTGGAATTCGAAACCAAGCTTGTGGACCTCCGAAAAAACGAGCAGCGCTCGGCCGAGTTTTTGAAGCTGAACCCACTGGGTAAGGTGCCCGTTTTGGTGGACGACGAAGCGAAGATCTACGATTCCACAATTATCAACGAGTATCTGGACGAGGAGTACCCCAACCCGCCGCTCATGCCCGAGGATTCTTACGGCCGCGCGCTTGTGCGCATGTCGGAAGACTTGGCGGACATGCTGTTTACGCCGCGGATTGAACTCTTGCAAACCGAACTGCGACGCGCCGATGGAGAACGTGATGCGGAGAAGGTTCGCCGGCTGCAGACAGAAGTTGTGCAACTTCTGCGGCGGTTGGACGCCACGCTGGGCCGACACCGATTCGTTGCTGGTGAGTTCTCGTTGGCTGACGTCGCTTTCGCGCCCGGGCTCCTATTGCTTCCGAAGCTGGGTATAGAAATCGACTCCTCCCTCGCCAACGTGCAGCGCTGGGCGAAAGAGCTCCAAGAACGGCACAGCATACGCTCGCTGCAGGTTTAG
- the lipA gene encoding lipoyl synthase, which produces MEVRRRHPPWLKVRAPSGEEFFTTRRIVKSLRLHTVCEEAHCPNIGECWSHGTATFMLLGDVCTRNCRFCAVQHGRPKALDEDEPRRIAEAVSALGLQHVVVTSVNRDDLPDGGAEHFARTVHAIKAARPTCTVEVLIPDFQGNWTALKRLLDAPVDVLNHNIETVPRLYRKVRPGAYYDRSLALLEKAKEHREVRTKTGLMLGLGEERHEVLAVLRDLAAVGCDVLTLGQYLQPSSTHLPVVRYVPPEEFAELRSEALALGFRYVESGPLVRSSYHAWRHV; this is translated from the coding sequence GTGGAAGTCAGACGGCGGCATCCTCCGTGGCTTAAAGTTCGTGCGCCATCGGGGGAGGAGTTTTTCACCACGAGACGTATTGTAAAGTCGCTACGGCTCCACACCGTTTGTGAGGAAGCTCACTGCCCCAATATTGGCGAATGCTGGTCCCATGGTACGGCCACGTTCATGTTATTGGGTGACGTCTGCACCAGGAACTGCCGCTTCTGTGCAGTGCAGCACGGAAGGCCCAAAGCGCTGGATGAAGATGAACCGAGGCGCATAGCTGAAGCTGTATCGGCTCTCGGATTGCAGCACGTGGTCGTGACCTCCGTCAACCGGGATGACCTGCCTGATGGCGGAGCCGAGCACTTTGCCCGCACTGTCCACGCGATTAAAGCAGCACGTCCGACGTGCACGGTGGAAGTGTTGATTCCCGACTTTCAGGGCAATTGGACTGCTTTGAAACGCCTGTTGGACGCTCCAGTCGACGTGCTCAATCACAACATCGAAACCGTGCCGCGGTTATACCGAAAGGTCCGGCCCGGTGCATATTACGACCGGTCGTTGGCACTGTTGGAGAAGGCGAAAGAGCATCGCGAGGTTAGAACGAAGACTGGCCTTATGCTTGGCTTGGGGGAGGAGCGACATGAGGTCCTCGCTGTTTTACGCGACTTGGCGGCTGTGGGTTGTGACGTGCTCACCCTGGGCCAGTATCTGCAGCCCAGTTCGACTCATTTGCCGGTTGTTCGTTACGTCCCACCGGAAGAATTCGCCGAGCTTCGCTCAGAGGCCTTGGCCTTAGGGTTTCGTTACGTGGAATCGGGGCCGCTCGTGCGAAGTTCGTATCACGCTTGGCGGCACGTGTAG
- the lipB gene encoding lipoyl(octanoyl) transferase LipB — MRGDVRLNSCRPIYGKDRDIFGMQGTVRERASARYHDQPPCMEGAQAPARAPTAGVQVELAVRFLGRVPYEEALCLQEKLVDHKLHAGGADSLLVLEHEPVFTLGRGAREADLRGADRRLGIPVFRVGRGGGVTYHGPGQLVAYPIVRLPVPDVRAYVQFLLRVVSEVCATYRIEARVDEEKVGVWAKGGKVASLGIGLRRWVAFHGLALNVKRQCVHPFQAIVPCRTPGLAFTSLEDASGETLGLEEVAVRFCDCFVRGWSEFRGWRDRGGSQTAASSVA, encoded by the coding sequence ATGCGTGGCGACGTGCGATTGAATTCTTGCAGGCCCATTTACGGTAAGGACAGGGATATTTTCGGCATGCAGGGTACGGTCCGCGAAAGGGCGAGCGCACGCTACCATGACCAACCACCCTGCATGGAGGGGGCGCAGGCGCCAGCACGGGCTCCCACGGCAGGGGTGCAGGTTGAACTTGCGGTGCGCTTCCTGGGGCGGGTTCCTTACGAAGAAGCGCTGTGCCTTCAGGAGAAACTCGTAGACCACAAACTCCACGCGGGCGGAGCTGACTCCCTCTTGGTGCTTGAACACGAGCCGGTGTTCACTTTAGGGCGCGGCGCCCGAGAGGCTGACTTGCGTGGAGCTGATCGCCGCCTTGGAATCCCAGTGTTTCGCGTGGGTCGGGGCGGAGGCGTGACCTATCATGGGCCTGGGCAGTTGGTTGCCTATCCGATTGTGCGCCTTCCAGTGCCGGATGTTCGTGCCTATGTCCAGTTTTTGTTGAGGGTCGTTTCGGAAGTCTGTGCTACGTACCGGATTGAGGCTCGGGTAGACGAAGAGAAGGTTGGCGTTTGGGCAAAGGGAGGGAAGGTGGCGTCTTTGGGAATCGGACTCCGCCGCTGGGTGGCCTTTCATGGCCTGGCTCTGAATGTAAAGCGGCAGTGCGTGCATCCGTTTCAGGCCATCGTGCCATGCCGGACGCCCGGCCTCGCGTTTACAAGCTTGGAGGATGCGAGCGGTGAGACGCTTGGTCTTGAGGAGGTAGCAGTCCGTTTTTGTGATTGCTTTGTGCGAGGCTGGTCGGAGTTTCGCGGTTGGAGGGACCGAGGTGGAAGTCAGACGGCGGCATCCTCCGTGGCTTAA
- a CDS encoding dienelactone hydrolase family protein, with amino-acid sequence MAEVPLKTEELTFVREGETLRGYGAWPPKHDRMPAVVVIHDVHGLFEHYRDIARRFAREGFFAFVVDLYSREGAPKLRTPEEVQGWIQSLDDRRVLGDIEAAAKFLRSRIEVKSNSIGVLGFCLGGQYAFLAACLQKNFSACVSFYGMLRWREKTANKVPDPLEVADQLSCPFLGLYGEEDPLIPREDVKRLEAILKQYGKEYALKIYRGAGHAFFNDTRPEAFRPEAARDAWRRAIEFLQAHLR; translated from the coding sequence ATGGCCGAGGTCCCGTTGAAGACAGAAGAGCTAACTTTCGTTAGAGAAGGCGAGACGCTGCGTGGCTACGGGGCGTGGCCGCCAAAGCATGACCGCATGCCTGCGGTGGTGGTGATCCATGATGTCCACGGGCTTTTCGAACACTACCGTGATATTGCGCGACGCTTTGCTCGGGAAGGGTTTTTTGCCTTTGTGGTAGATCTTTACAGCCGAGAAGGCGCTCCGAAGCTCCGCACGCCTGAAGAGGTTCAGGGCTGGATTCAAAGCCTCGACGACCGGCGAGTGCTCGGAGATATCGAGGCGGCGGCAAAGTTTTTGCGGAGCCGGATCGAGGTTAAGAGCAATTCAATCGGAGTGCTCGGATTTTGCCTTGGCGGGCAGTACGCATTCTTGGCTGCCTGCCTGCAGAAGAATTTTTCGGCTTGCGTGAGTTTCTATGGAATGCTGCGCTGGCGAGAGAAAACAGCCAACAAGGTGCCTGACCCTCTAGAGGTGGCGGACCAACTAAGTTGTCCCTTTCTTGGGCTGTATGGAGAAGAAGACCCGCTGATCCCGCGCGAGGATGTGAAGCGACTTGAGGCGATTCTCAAGCAGTATGGCAAGGAATACGCGCTGAAGATCTATCGAGGGGCGGGCCATGCCTTTTTCAATGATACTCGTCCCGAGGCCTTTAGGCCGGAAGCAGCTCGCGATGCGTGGCGACGTGCGATTGAATTCTTGCAGGCCCATTTACGGTAA
- a CDS encoding FAD-binding oxidoreductase, whose protein sequence is MACEVAILGGGVIGSAIAYELASVGLSVVLFDDPCTVGQATRAATGLLVAGRSRTRASLQTRAIEMSLRLWTRWAKALEREASVQIGYRAGSVLRLPESPKEAENLRAAVDRASESGDTAAWLPPGAVAEMEPLVEPVARMGAAQFKSEGTVLADRLVCALRVASSRKGTVVLSEAVREVVRRGLAWEVRSAATTLSAKEIIIAAGIYSMDLAQRAGVCLPLYPVRGVGMCARVDRAPKFAVALRSLQVVPRSAVEVNIGASAERGEGNAVIVSAVLSELRKRSVSRLPWLGQSIVQTVSCGIRPASLLGRPIVSRVPGAPGLSVAVGHYRSGLALAPLTASVVREIVLGKPRSDVADFFAWPP, encoded by the coding sequence ATGGCTTGCGAGGTGGCGATCCTAGGGGGCGGTGTCATTGGTAGTGCCATCGCGTATGAGTTGGCTTCGGTTGGATTGTCCGTGGTGTTGTTTGATGACCCTTGCACTGTCGGGCAAGCGACGCGGGCAGCAACCGGGCTACTCGTAGCTGGTCGAAGCCGGACTAGAGCGAGCCTGCAAACGCGCGCGATTGAGATGAGCCTGCGACTATGGACGCGGTGGGCCAAAGCCCTGGAACGGGAGGCGAGCGTGCAAATTGGCTACCGCGCCGGTAGCGTCTTGCGTCTGCCGGAAAGCCCTAAGGAGGCTGAAAACTTGCGCGCCGCGGTTGATCGCGCAAGCGAAAGTGGCGACACGGCTGCGTGGTTGCCGCCGGGAGCTGTGGCAGAGATGGAGCCCCTTGTCGAACCGGTTGCCAGGATGGGAGCGGCGCAATTTAAAAGCGAGGGCACAGTGTTGGCTGATCGGCTCGTTTGTGCGCTTCGGGTCGCGAGCTCCCGAAAGGGTACCGTCGTGCTTAGCGAAGCGGTCAGGGAAGTGGTCCGACGTGGACTCGCATGGGAAGTGAGGTCAGCTGCGACCACCCTATCGGCGAAGGAAATCATCATCGCGGCAGGAATCTACTCGATGGATTTGGCTCAAAGGGCGGGTGTTTGCCTACCATTATATCCGGTGCGAGGGGTGGGGATGTGTGCTCGCGTGGACCGGGCTCCAAAGTTCGCTGTGGCGTTGCGAAGCCTTCAGGTTGTTCCCCGCTCGGCAGTTGAAGTGAACATCGGTGCGTCGGCCGAACGAGGGGAGGGAAACGCCGTAATCGTCTCTGCTGTGCTTTCTGAGCTAAGGAAAAGATCTGTGAGCAGGCTACCATGGTTAGGGCAATCGATCGTGCAGACTGTGTCTTGCGGGATTCGTCCCGCGAGCCTTTTGGGGCGACCAATCGTGAGTCGAGTCCCCGGGGCTCCTGGGCTCTCGGTCGCGGTGGGCCACTATCGGTCGGGACTTGCCCTTGCACCTTTGACCGCCAGTGTTGTGCGAGAGATCGTCTTAGGGAAACCGCGGTCGGATGTGGCGGATTTCTTTGCTTGGCCGCCGTAG
- a CDS encoding aminopeptidase P N-terminal domain-containing protein has product MKHGAPDAGLLPRREVSVVRPFPTEVYADRRRRFMEQIGANAAALFVAAPVALRSHDVEYPYRPDNDLLYLTGFPEPESACLLLPGHPEQDYVLFVRPYDSERQVWVGGHAGVEGAVREYGARRAYPIQQIDEVVGELVSQREELFFRFGRDPEWNRRVVGWMRQWQELRPRSGRGPVSLRDPAVILHEMRLRKEPVEVERMRVAAQIAAEGHCRALREVRPGMYEFEVEALLDSTFRSLGASGPAYPSIVAAGANATVLHYTHNDCPCLEGQLLLIDAGAEYAFYCSDITRTFPIGRRFSPPQRDLYEVVLAAQKAAIEVVRPGARYDEPHRRAVEVLVDGLVQLHLLTGSVEENIAQERYRRFFMHRTSHWLGMDVHDVGMYKCNDEFRKLEPGFVLTVEPGLYIGEDCADVPAEFRGIGIRIEDDVLVTPEGREVLTASVPKEVVEIEALRREAVFA; this is encoded by the coding sequence ATGAAGCACGGAGCGCCAGACGCTGGATTGCTGCCGAGGCGTGAGGTGAGTGTGGTGAGGCCTTTCCCAACAGAAGTCTATGCTGACCGCCGCCGCCGATTTATGGAGCAAATCGGCGCCAACGCGGCCGCGCTGTTCGTTGCCGCGCCGGTTGCTCTGCGCTCTCATGACGTCGAGTATCCGTATAGGCCGGACAACGATTTGCTCTACTTGACTGGCTTCCCTGAGCCGGAGAGTGCGTGTCTCCTGCTACCGGGGCACCCGGAACAAGATTACGTGCTCTTTGTGCGTCCGTACGACTCCGAACGCCAAGTCTGGGTCGGTGGGCACGCGGGAGTTGAAGGTGCCGTGCGCGAGTACGGTGCGCGGCGGGCATACCCGATTCAGCAGATTGATGAAGTGGTCGGTGAGCTCGTCAGCCAGCGTGAGGAGTTATTTTTCCGGTTTGGTCGAGACCCTGAGTGGAACCGCCGAGTCGTCGGCTGGATGCGACAGTGGCAGGAGTTGCGCCCACGTTCGGGTCGCGGTCCGGTGAGTTTGCGTGACCCCGCTGTCATCTTACACGAGATGCGGCTTCGAAAAGAGCCGGTGGAAGTGGAGCGGATGCGCGTGGCGGCGCAGATTGCTGCAGAGGGCCATTGTCGGGCGCTTCGTGAGGTGCGCCCCGGCATGTACGAGTTTGAGGTTGAGGCGTTGCTGGACAGTACCTTCCGGAGTTTGGGCGCAAGCGGCCCTGCCTACCCTTCGATCGTTGCAGCCGGGGCGAACGCCACTGTGCTGCATTACACACACAACGACTGCCCTTGTTTGGAGGGACAATTGTTGCTGATCGATGCAGGGGCCGAGTACGCGTTTTATTGCTCGGATATTACCCGAACCTTCCCAATCGGCCGGAGGTTTTCGCCCCCACAGCGAGACCTATACGAAGTCGTGCTTGCGGCGCAAAAGGCTGCCATCGAGGTTGTGCGCCCAGGAGCCCGTTACGATGAGCCACATCGACGGGCCGTTGAAGTGCTTGTGGATGGGCTCGTGCAGTTACATCTCCTCACAGGGAGTGTCGAGGAGAACATCGCGCAGGAGCGGTATCGGCGATTCTTCATGCATCGTACGAGCCATTGGCTGGGCATGGATGTGCACGATGTTGGAATGTACAAATGCAACGACGAATTCCGCAAGCTGGAGCCTGGATTCGTACTGACGGTGGAGCCTGGTTTGTACATAGGGGAAGATTGCGCTGACGTGCCAGCTGAATTCCGTGGAATTGGAATCCGGATCGAGGATGACGTGCTGGTGACGCCCGAAGGACGCGAAGTGCTTACAGCCTCGGTGCCAAAGGAAGTTGTTGAAATCGAGGCGCTGCGCAGAGAAGCCGTGTTCGCCTAA
- a CDS encoding slipin family protein codes for MEFGPFATVVVIALALLVSGVKVIREYERAVVFRLGRITPSRGPGIIYVIPLIEQMYRIDLRTVTLDVPSQDVITRDNVSVKVNAVLYFRVVDANRAAVEVQNYLYAASQIAQTTLRSVCGQAYLDELLAERERFNARLQEIIDTHTEPWGVKVVAVEVKHIDLPAEMQRSIARQAEAERLRRAKVINAEGEYQAALRLTEAASIMEKQPVAIQLRLLQALAQVGTERNNTVIVPIPVDLVRTLIERARV; via the coding sequence ATGGAATTCGGTCCATTTGCGACGGTCGTGGTGATTGCTTTGGCTTTGCTGGTTTCCGGGGTCAAAGTGATCCGCGAGTATGAGCGGGCAGTTGTCTTTCGGCTGGGCCGGATCACGCCATCGCGCGGTCCAGGAATCATTTACGTGATTCCATTGATCGAACAGATGTACCGAATCGACTTGCGTACGGTAACCTTGGATGTGCCCTCTCAAGATGTGATCACGCGCGATAACGTATCGGTGAAGGTGAATGCTGTGTTGTATTTTCGCGTTGTCGACGCAAATCGCGCGGCGGTTGAGGTCCAGAACTACTTGTACGCCGCCTCTCAAATCGCGCAAACGACGCTCCGCAGTGTCTGCGGCCAAGCGTACCTAGATGAGCTGCTGGCGGAGCGCGAACGCTTCAACGCGCGGCTTCAAGAAATTATTGACACGCACACGGAACCTTGGGGAGTGAAGGTTGTTGCGGTCGAAGTGAAACACATCGATCTCCCCGCGGAAATGCAGCGATCCATTGCGCGGCAGGCGGAAGCCGAGCGGTTACGGCGTGCGAAAGTGATCAACGCGGAGGGCGAGTACCAGGCAGCCTTGCGGCTTACGGAGGCAGCCAGCATCATGGAGAAGCAACCCGTGGCGATTCAATTACGGCTGCTGCAAGCGCTCGCGCAGGTGGGCACTGAGCGAAACAACACCGTGATCGTGCCAATCCCCGTCGACTTGGTGCGGACATTGATTGAACGTGCACGAGTATGA
- a CDS encoding class I SAM-dependent methyltransferase: protein MNDEIYAGSELARAILASSRELRRELPPPRGCPFYGLDHDMSYPIAWLHALSSQGIFRKYEFVLELESGLGGRARWAAHHFGCRVLGVEPERERAAIAAQLGKYSKTLGEAVFCAGKLVALPFRDGVFTHAWWLWPRHREPDRCLREAFRVLRDGGYLAWVVPSDPMACARAERLACEAGFVTTEIRRLEGELEAAWVALAKKRMERMIRSSEPVFARLMARSSHHNGVGSWALLFARRSARQRGT, encoded by the coding sequence ATGAACGACGAGATCTACGCGGGAAGCGAGCTTGCAAGGGCAATTCTTGCGTCGAGTCGTGAGCTGCGAAGGGAGCTCCCGCCCCCGCGCGGCTGCCCGTTTTACGGGCTAGATCACGACATGTCCTATCCAATTGCGTGGTTGCACGCCCTGTCCTCGCAGGGAATTTTCCGCAAGTACGAATTTGTCTTAGAGCTCGAGAGCGGTTTGGGTGGTAGAGCCCGCTGGGCTGCACATCATTTTGGTTGTCGCGTGCTGGGTGTTGAACCGGAGAGGGAGCGTGCGGCGATCGCAGCACAATTGGGCAAGTACTCGAAGACGCTCGGAGAAGCCGTCTTTTGTGCAGGAAAACTCGTGGCCCTCCCGTTTCGAGATGGGGTATTTACGCATGCATGGTGGCTGTGGCCACGGCATCGCGAGCCAGATCGCTGTTTGCGTGAAGCTTTCCGGGTGCTTCGGGACGGCGGTTACTTAGCGTGGGTCGTGCCCTCGGATCCGATGGCTTGCGCGAGGGCCGAGAGGTTGGCGTGCGAGGCGGGATTTGTGACCACTGAAATCCGGCGGCTGGAAGGGGAGTTGGAGGCGGCTTGGGTGGCGCTGGCTAAAAAGAGAATGGAACGGATGATCCGTAGCTCGGAGCCGGTATTCGCACGTTTGATGGCCAGATCCAGCCATCACAACGGCGTAGGCTCGTGGGCCTTGCTTTTTGCCAGGCGGAGCGCAAGGCAGAGAGGAACATGA
- a CDS encoding MaoC family dehydratase — protein MATIYKRKGNFLEDFRVGHIFRHKVGKTVTEGLFNAFTEYDMTTNPLSKNRRYAQRYGFRDMVLPPGLVMAVVFSQSVEDISENARANLEYINMRFGVPVYIGDTIEVESLVIGVRPSSREPDLGVVHVQTTGRNQHGEVVLTYERKVQVWKSKPEAVVEEATLADVPIVPCELRLPPYDPSRGYKELAHLTSPDTYFEDFVPGDVIEHSRGRVITTEHIAWTAMLDNTSQVHCNQFMIDQNPQRYLGGQLIVYGGIPFNLCLGLSCPDIADNALCDIVYRTGRHTAPVFAGDTVFASTEIKAKRDFPGRPDLGIVETILRGHKFVREGNEFKRVEIFYLEREIGVKRRAYYC, from the coding sequence ATGGCAACGATTTACAAACGGAAAGGGAATTTTCTCGAGGACTTTCGCGTTGGGCACATTTTCCGCCACAAAGTCGGAAAAACGGTTACCGAGGGGCTCTTCAATGCTTTCACAGAGTATGACATGACCACCAACCCTCTGAGCAAGAACCGGCGGTACGCGCAACGTTATGGCTTCCGCGACATGGTCCTGCCGCCCGGGCTCGTCATGGCCGTCGTCTTTAGCCAAAGCGTGGAGGACATTTCGGAAAATGCGCGGGCGAATTTGGAATACATCAACATGCGTTTTGGGGTGCCGGTATACATCGGTGACACGATCGAGGTAGAATCGCTCGTTATTGGCGTGCGGCCCTCGTCCCGGGAGCCAGACCTCGGGGTTGTTCACGTGCAAACAACCGGGCGCAATCAGCATGGGGAAGTCGTCCTCACGTACGAACGGAAAGTGCAAGTTTGGAAGAGTAAGCCAGAGGCTGTTGTGGAAGAAGCCACTCTCGCTGACGTGCCCATTGTACCCTGCGAATTGCGTTTACCGCCGTATGATCCCTCGCGCGGGTACAAGGAACTCGCTCACTTGACCAGCCCGGATACCTATTTCGAGGACTTCGTCCCGGGCGATGTCATCGAGCACTCCCGAGGGCGAGTGATCACGACCGAACACATTGCCTGGACCGCGATGCTCGACAACACGTCCCAGGTGCACTGCAATCAGTTCATGATCGATCAAAACCCGCAGCGCTATCTCGGCGGACAACTCATTGTGTACGGAGGCATTCCCTTCAACCTATGCCTAGGACTGTCCTGCCCCGACATCGCCGACAACGCTCTTTGCGACATCGTGTACAGAACTGGACGTCACACCGCCCCAGTGTTTGCTGGCGATACCGTGTTTGCCTCCACCGAGATCAAGGCAAAGCGCGATTTCCCTGGTAGGCCAGACCTCGGGATTGTGGAAACGATTCTCCGCGGCCACAAGTTTGTGCGCGAGGGCAATGAGTTTAAGCGAGTAGAGATTTTCTATCTTGAACGTGAAATCGGCGTAAAGCGTCGAGCCTACTATTGCTGA